The proteins below come from a single Corylus avellana chromosome ca3, CavTom2PMs-1.0 genomic window:
- the LOC132175705 gene encoding uncharacterized protein LOC132175705 — MVIGQSQGRGRVQGRGQLRGQGRGLCHVEDRDRPTLVDVDDDMDMPSPVTLDSAEGHSHSSHERSNDIPSSGVAPTASSSTSVRRPRGQNKNSKVNDMIDKDGPLNLEFKDEYVVPVGDNSGAWSRIISKIVLDHCDLHYQSWTMVPDEMVKRLEERVKGKFVLDTELQKHKDALKHQLGKAYNRKRSALHLKNYQIYFKNVDSDDLVAVANAQAEARANVPTGISPEQWPAICDSFEVDIWKKKSERNKKNRAKMETNHTAGSTTFVNIIHKKAKKTNAAPNPIEIYKDTHTNKDGIFVSEYAESKYNEMESIAANSDNTNASQEDIFLKVLGGHRSGHVRGKGCGAKPTKSNSSCNQQNHDECLAKQLETEEKLAAMEASFQAEIRESKASQIAMEATFQAEIKESKASQAAMEAAFQAQIKESKASQAAMQAQMEMLLKHIGGIGGSSYGSQASGSNI, encoded by the exons ATGGTGATAGGGCAAAGCCAAGGGCGTGGCCGAGTCCAAGGTCGTGGTCAACTCCGAGGTCAAGGCCGAGGCCTGTGTCATGTTGAGGATCGTGATAGGCCGACTCTCgttgatgttgatgatgataTGGACATGCCATCACCGGTGACCCTCGATTCGGCGGAGGGCCATAGCCATTCTTCCCATGAGCGGTCTAATGACATACCCTCATCGGGAGTTGCACCCACTGCAAGCT CTAGCACGTCTGTTAGACGGCCAAGGGGTCAGAACAAGAATTCCAAGGTTAATGATATGATAGATAAGGATGGTCCGCTCAATTTGGAATTCAAGGATGAGTATGTCGTACCTGTGGGCGACAATTCCGGGGCGTGGTCGAGGATAATTTCTAAGATTGTCCTCGATCATTGCGACCTCCATTATCAGAGTTGGACCATGGTCCCAGATGAAATGGTGAAAAGATTGGAAGAACGAGTGAAG GGTAAGTTCGTTTTGGATACGGAGCTACAGAAGCACAAGGATGCCTTAAAGCATCAACTAGGTAAGGCCTATAATAGGAAACGCTCCGCATTGCACCTCAAGAACTAccaaatttatttcaaaaatgtgGATAGCGATGATTTAGTAGCAGTGGCCAATGCTCAAGCCGAGGCGAGGGCCAATGTTCCAACTGGTATTTCTCCGGAACAATGGCCTGCTATATGTGATTCATTCGAAGTTGATATATGGAAG AAAAAATCTGAGCGAAATAAGAAAAACAGAGCaaagatggaaacaaatcaTACCGCTGGCAGCACGACGTTCGTCAATATCATTCACAAGAAG GCAAAGAAAACTAATGCCGCACCCAATCCGATAGAAATATACAAGGACACGCACACTAACAAGGATGGGATATTTGTGAGTGAGTACGCTGAGAGTAAATAT AATGAAATGGAATCAATAGCAGCAAACTCCGACAACACTAATGCCAGCCAAGAAGACATTTTCTTAAAGGTGCTAGGTGGACACCGCTCAGGACATGTCAGAGGAAAAGGTTGTGGTGCCAAACCTACCAAGTCAAATTCCTCATGCAACCAACAAAACCATGATGAATGCTTGGCTAAACAGCTAGAAACCGAAGAGAAACTAGCTGCTATGGAGGCATCATTTCAGGCCGAAATTAGGGAGTCAAAAGCATCACAAATTGCTATGGAGGCAACATTTCAGGCCGAAATTAAGGAGTCAAAAGCATCACAAGCTGCTATGGAGGCAGCATTTCAGGCCCAAATTAAGGAGTCAAAAGCATCTCAAGCTGCTATGCAAGCACAAATGGAAATGCTGCTAAAACATATAGGAGG GATTGGAGGGAGCTCTTATGGATCTCAAGCAAGCGGAAGCAACATTTGA
- the LOC132174158 gene encoding uncharacterized protein LOC132174158: MARPCVDVNGIMRCPCRDCANRYFHHIELVESHLYLHGIDRTYTRWIFHGEEDPCNINVTANLHTNTNARIEEVDEIQELLGDVQMGTFLEANIGESSTSRGPTTDNHEHRTGFGRLWEDGMGELYPGCDKFTKVAFILKMLNIKTICNISNKAFDMIIKLIKEALPDGETLPCSYRAAKRYCRDLSFGYESIHACQNDCVLFWKEHADKVQCPTCNTSRWSCVKGSGKKIPQKVLRYFPIKPRLQRLFMSKDMAKNMRWHKDERKDDGNTLGHPADGLAWKEFDKEHEWFARDSRNVQLGLASDGFNPFGNMSTTYSIWPVVLMPYNLPPWMCMKDPNMILSLIIPGRTAPGNDIDVYLRPLVDDLHELWNEGVTTYDSLTKETFQLHAALLWTINDFPAYGNLSGYSTKGKLACPVCNKDTMSYRLKYGSKECYMCHRRWLPQDHVWRQERELFDGTEEHRLEPEEMSRDQLLQQLIHVEHVQFGKHIGNKRKHRTSGGDINVSNWRKKSIFFKLPYWSTLKLRHNLDVMHIEKNICDSILGTLMNIPGKTKDTANAQRDLREMGIRKELHLQTNGATTKMPVAAYTLTRDEKNQLCEWLKCVKFPDGYASNIGRCVNKLPGRISGMKSHDCHVFLQRLLPVAIRGKLTPEIEKTLIEMSNFFTQLCATDIKSRYLEANEGRHCCDSMQDGTNIYTSIF; this comes from the coding sequence ATGGCGCGTCCATGTGTGGATGTAAATGGTATTATGAGGTGTCCATgtcgtgattgtgcaaatcgatattttcatcatattgaATTGGTGGAGAGTCACTTGTATCTACATGGAATTGATCGCACATACACTCGATGGATATTTCATGGGGAAGAAGATCCGTGTAATATAAATGTGACTGCCAACTTACACACTAATACAAATGCGAGGATAGAGGAGGTTGATGAGATCCAAGAATTGTTAGGCGATGTTCAAATGGGGACATTTTTGGAAGCCAACATAGGTGAATCCTCTACTAGTCGGGGTCCAACAACTGACAATCACGAACATAGAACTGGTTTTGGTCGATTATGGGAAGATGGCATGGGtgaactttatccaggctgtgataaatttacaaaagtaGCTTTTATTTTGAAGATGCTTAATATAAAGACGATTTGCAACATAAGTAACAAGGCATTCGATATGATTATTAAGTTGATAAAGGAGGCCCTTCCTGATGGAGAGACTTTGCCATGCTCCTACCGAGCAGCAAAGCGATATTGCCGGGACTTGAGTTTTGGTTATGAGTCTATACATGCATGCCAGAATgattgtgtgcttttttggaaggAACATGCTGATAAAGTACAATGCCCAACATGCAACACTTCAAGATGGAGTTGTGTTAAGGGTAGCGGCAAGAAaattcctcaaaaggtcttgcggtatttcccaataaaacCGAGGTTGCAACGATTGTTCATGTCGAAAGATATGGCCAAAAATATGAGGTGGCACAAAGATGAACGAAAAGATGACGGCAACACTCTAGGACACCCAGCCGATGGTCTTgcatggaaagagtttgataaagaACATGAATGGTTTGCTCGTGATTCCCGCAACGTGCAACTTGGTTtggcaagtgatggtttcaacccatttgGTAATATGAGTACCACATATAGCATATGGCCAGTAGTATTAATGCCGTACAATTTACCTCCATGGATGTGTATGAAGGATCCAAATATGATATTGTCCTTAATTATCCCTGGTCGCACTGCACCTGGAAACGACATTGATGTGTATTTGCGGCCTTTGGTTGATGATTTGCATGAATTATGGAATGAAGGTGTAACCACTTACGATTCTTTGACTAAAGAGACATTTCAGTTGCATGCAGCGTTACTATGGACCATAAACGATTTTCCTGCGTATGGAAACTTGTCTGGTTATTCTACGAAGGGAAAACTGGCATGTCCGGTATGTAACAAGGATACAATGTCTTATAGGTTGAAGTATGGGTCTAAAGAGTGTTACATGTGTCATCGTAGGTGGCTTCCTCAAGACCATGTGTGGCGACAAGAAAGAGAAttgttcgatggtacagaggagcatagattggaaCCTGAAGAAATGTCCAGAGATCAACTGTTGCAACAACTAATACATGTTGAACATGTGCAGTTTGGGAAACATATTGGGAACAAGAGAAAGCATCGCACAAGTGGTGGTGATATAAATGTGTCGAATTGgaggaagaaaagtattttctttaagtTGCCTTATTGGTCAACATTGAAATTACGACACAATTtagatgtcatgcacattgagaagaacatatgtgataGTATCTTGGGTACATTGATGAATATTCCTGGGAAGACAAAGGACACAGCCAACGCACAAAGAGATTTACGTGAgatgggtatacgtaaagaattgcacTTGCAGACAAATGGTGCAACCACCAAGATGCCAGTTGCGGCGTACActttgacaagagatgagaagaaccAATTATGTGAGTGGCTGAAATGTGTAAAATTTCCTGATGGGTATGCgtctaacattggtcgatgtgtgaacaagcttcctggcAGGATATCGGGAATGAAAAGCCATGATTGTCATGTTTTCTTACAGCGCTTACTTCCTGTTGCGATCCGTGGAAAATTAACGCCTGAAATAGAAAAAACATTGATTGAGATGAGTAATTTTTTTACGCAGTTGTGTGCTACGGACATTAAAAGTAGATATCTTGAAGCAAATGAAGGTCGACATTGTTGTGATTCTATGCAAGATGGAACAAATATTTACACCAgcattttttga